A genomic window from Bacteroidota bacterium includes:
- a CDS encoding GDSL-type esterase/lipase family protein: protein MKIIFLNILKTKKLAVVKMKYLYLFIIFVFSYLVINAQDYPLEIDHYNYIHYDKNKIEFKGKSYENYLNLYKTLNSLALQGKGKINIVHIGDSHLQADYFSGELRKRLQTFIKGGLGSRGFLFPYSVAKTNNPTNYKVKYTGNWERCRNVSKDNPFDLGLAGINVYTYDSIASMSFELNTKDYPQYDFNNIKLFYNTEHCPYTIEIENDGGNKYVYTNYDAGYSEFHFSKYFDSVTIKFIKLDSINEPFIFYGISFENDNQGITYSTIGVNGAEVESYLKCKLFRSQLNTLNPDWIIISLGTNDAYYSKFDSKVFENNYNNLLDWIDEVAPGIPILITTPGDSYRRRRYLNYNMEKAGKVLMDVAEKRDVAVWDFYNIMGGLNAISLWYHSGLTARDKLHFNKYGYLLQGDLLFNAFVKSYDNFIKNNKIN, encoded by the coding sequence ATGAAAATAATATTCTTGAATATATTAAAAACAAAAAAATTAGCTGTTGTAAAAATGAAATATCTTTATTTATTTATTATTTTTGTTTTTAGTTATTTAGTAATTAATGCTCAGGATTATCCTCTTGAAATTGACCATTATAATTATATTCATTATGATAAAAACAAAATAGAATTTAAAGGCAAGTCGTATGAAAATTACTTAAATCTTTATAAAACACTTAACAGTCTTGCATTGCAAGGGAAAGGAAAAATTAATATTGTTCATATTGGAGATTCACATTTACAGGCTGATTATTTTTCAGGAGAGCTAAGAAAGAGATTACAGACATTTATTAAAGGAGGTCTTGGTTCAAGGGGTTTCCTTTTTCCTTACAGTGTTGCCAAAACAAATAATCCTACAAATTATAAAGTAAAATATACAGGTAACTGGGAAAGATGCCGAAATGTAAGTAAAGACAATCCGTTTGATTTAGGTTTAGCAGGAATAAATGTTTATACTTATGATAGCATTGCCTCAATGAGTTTTGAACTAAATACAAAAGATTATCCTCAATACGATTTTAACAATATTAAACTTTTTTATAATACAGAGCATTGCCCTTACACTATTGAAATAGAAAACGATGGAGGTAACAAATATGTTTATACAAATTACGATGCAGGATATTCCGAATTTCATTTTAGCAAATATTTCGATTCTGTAACTATTAAATTTATAAAACTTGATTCAATAAATGAACCTTTTATTTTTTACGGTATTTCATTTGAAAATGATAATCAGGGAATAACATACAGCACAATAGGAGTGAATGGTGCAGAGGTTGAGTCCTATTTGAAATGTAAGCTATTTCGTTCTCAACTAAATACCCTGAATCCTGATTGGATAATTATTTCTCTGGGTACAAATGATGCTTATTACAGTAAATTTGATTCAAAAGTTTTTGAAAATAATTACAATAATTTGCTTGACTGGATTGATGAAGTAGCACCGGGTATTCCAATACTAATTACAACACCGGGTGATAGTTACCGAAGAAGAAGATACCTGAATTACAACATGGAAAAGGCAGGAAAGGTACTTATGGATGTTGCAGAAAAACGTGATGTTGCTGTATGGGATTTTTATAACATTATGGGAGGTTTAAATGCTATTAGTTTATGGTATCATAGCGGACTTACTGCTCGTGATAAATTGCATTTCAATAAATATGGCTACTTATTACAAGGAGATCTTTTGTTCAATGCTTTTGTGAAATCTTATGATAATTTTATAAAAAATAACAAAATTAATTAA